From the Streptomyces sp. KMM 9044 genome, one window contains:
- a CDS encoding class E sortase: MAATADDTEEHTAGPASPSPPARRRMGPGAMLAGALGELLITAGLVLGLFVVYSLWWTNVLADREAGKQADKVRDNWAQGPGGDGTGDGPASYDSKNGIGFLHVPAMGDGILIEKGTTTKVLNDGVAGYYTDPVKATLPTSGKKGNFSLAAHRDGHGAKFHDIHKIKDGDPIIFETKDTWYVYKTYATLPETSKYNVDVLAKVPEESGRKKAGHYITLTTCTPLYTSKYRYVVWGELVRTEKVDEDRTPPEELR, from the coding sequence GTGGCAGCGACCGCCGACGACACCGAAGAGCACACCGCCGGGCCCGCGTCACCGTCGCCTCCGGCCCGCCGCCGTATGGGGCCGGGCGCGATGCTGGCCGGCGCCCTCGGGGAACTCCTCATCACCGCGGGCCTGGTGCTCGGCCTGTTCGTCGTCTACTCACTGTGGTGGACGAACGTGCTCGCCGACCGCGAGGCGGGGAAGCAGGCGGACAAGGTGCGCGACAACTGGGCCCAGGGGCCCGGCGGCGACGGCACTGGTGACGGCCCCGCCTCCTACGACAGCAAGAACGGCATCGGCTTCCTGCACGTGCCCGCGATGGGTGACGGCATTCTGATCGAGAAGGGCACCACGACGAAGGTGCTCAACGACGGCGTCGCCGGCTACTACACCGACCCCGTGAAGGCGACCCTGCCGACGTCCGGCAAGAAGGGCAACTTCTCGCTGGCCGCACACCGGGACGGTCACGGGGCCAAGTTCCACGACATCCACAAGATCAAGGACGGTGACCCGATCATCTTCGAGACGAAGGACACCTGGTACGTCTACAAGACGTACGCGACCCTTCCCGAGACCTCGAAGTACAACGTGGACGTCCTTGCGAAGGTGCCCGAGGAGTCCGGCCGCAAGAAGGCCGGCCACTACATCACCCTGACGACCTGCACGCCGTTGTACACCAGCAAGTACCGCTACGTCGTCTGGGGCGAACTGGTCCGCACGGAGAAGGTCGACGAGGACCGGACGCCGCCGGAGGAACTGCGCTGA
- the pknB gene encoding Stk1 family PASTA domain-containing Ser/Thr kinase, giving the protein MEEPRRLGGRYELGQVLGRGGMAEVYLAHDTRLGRTVAVKTLRADLARDPSFQARFRREAQSAASLNHPAIVAVYDTGEDYIDGVSIPYIVMEYVDGSTLRELLHSGRKLLPERTLEMTIGILQALEYSHRAGIVHRDIKPANVMLTRNGQVKVMDFGIARAMGDSGMTMTQTSAVIGTAQYLSPEQAKGEQVDARSDLYSTGCLLYELLTVRPPFVGDSPVAVAYQHVREEPQAPSVFDPEVTPEIDAITLKALVKDPDYRYQSADEMRADIEAYLDGQPVAAATMGAAGYGGYPDNQPTTALRSDSGAATSMLPPMNPDDGGYGYDDRPGRRRQQKKNNNNTSTILLVAAGVLVLIGAILIGRWAFSGNGGVGNDNVAVPNFVGTTKAAAEKQATNTDLVLAFTSKPCEDQTKGNICSQDIDPGTDVKKESTVSLVVSTGAPKVAVPSVVGDNVDDATAELEGDEYAFVVKTEEKESSETAGTVLEQDPALGEEVEKGTTVTLTVAKAVARSTVPDVLGRTCDDAKAQMTDNDLVGACTEQEVDDQNQVGKVISTTPGANQQVDKNSQVQIVVGKAKANEKVTVPNVNGQNLKDAQKLLQDAGLAVGEIKGSQDPNSRVIGADPGQGNQIDKGKAVSLFTLDQGGNNGGNNGGGLFGGLTGGNEDD; this is encoded by the coding sequence ATGGAAGAGCCGCGTCGCCTCGGCGGCCGGTACGAACTGGGCCAGGTGCTCGGCCGCGGAGGCATGGCAGAGGTCTACCTCGCCCATGACACCCGCCTCGGCCGCACCGTTGCAGTGAAGACGCTCCGCGCCGACCTCGCGCGCGACCCGTCCTTCCAGGCCCGGTTCCGCCGGGAGGCCCAGTCGGCCGCCTCGCTCAACCATCCCGCGATCGTCGCGGTCTACGACACGGGCGAGGACTACATCGACGGGGTCTCCATCCCGTACATCGTCATGGAGTACGTCGACGGCTCCACGCTCCGTGAACTCCTGCACAGCGGCCGCAAGCTGCTGCCGGAGCGGACGCTGGAGATGACCATCGGCATCCTCCAGGCCCTGGAGTACTCGCACCGGGCCGGCATCGTCCACCGCGACATCAAGCCCGCGAACGTCATGCTGACGCGCAACGGCCAGGTCAAGGTCATGGACTTCGGCATCGCCCGCGCCATGGGCGACTCCGGCATGACGATGACGCAGACCTCGGCGGTCATCGGCACCGCGCAGTACCTCTCGCCGGAGCAGGCCAAGGGCGAACAGGTCGACGCCCGCTCCGACCTGTACTCCACCGGCTGTCTGCTGTACGAACTCCTGACCGTCCGACCGCCGTTCGTCGGCGACTCCCCGGTCGCGGTCGCCTACCAGCACGTCCGGGAGGAACCGCAGGCTCCGAGCGTCTTCGACCCCGAGGTCACGCCCGAGATAGACGCGATCACGCTGAAGGCGCTCGTCAAGGACCCCGACTACCGCTACCAGTCGGCCGACGAGATGCGCGCCGACATCGAGGCCTACCTCGACGGCCAGCCCGTTGCCGCCGCCACGATGGGCGCGGCCGGCTACGGCGGCTACCCCGACAACCAGCCGACGACGGCCCTGCGCTCGGACTCCGGCGCCGCGACGTCGATGCTGCCCCCCATGAACCCGGACGACGGCGGCTACGGCTACGACGACCGTCCCGGCCGGCGCCGCCAGCAGAAGAAGAACAACAACAACACCTCGACGATCCTGCTGGTCGCGGCAGGCGTCCTGGTCCTGATCGGCGCCATCCTCATCGGCCGCTGGGCCTTCTCCGGCAACGGAGGCGTGGGCAACGACAACGTCGCGGTCCCGAACTTCGTCGGCACGACCAAGGCAGCCGCGGAGAAACAGGCCACCAACACGGACCTGGTCCTGGCGTTCACCTCGAAACCCTGCGAGGACCAGACCAAGGGCAACATCTGCAGCCAGGACATCGATCCGGGCACCGACGTCAAGAAGGAGTCCACCGTCAGCCTCGTGGTGTCCACCGGGGCGCCCAAGGTGGCGGTGCCGAGCGTCGTCGGCGACAACGTCGACGACGCCACGGCGGAGCTGGAGGGCGACGAGTACGCCTTCGTCGTCAAGACGGAGGAGAAGGAGTCCTCGGAGACAGCGGGCACCGTCCTCGAACAGGACCCGGCTCTCGGCGAGGAGGTCGAGAAGGGCACCACCGTCACCCTCACCGTCGCCAAGGCGGTAGCCAGGTCGACGGTCCCGGACGTCCTCGGCAGGACGTGCGACGACGCCAAGGCCCAGATGACCGACAACGACCTGGTGGGCGCCTGCACCGAGCAGGAGGTCGACGACCAGAACCAGGTCGGCAAGGTCATCTCGACCACGCCGGGCGCCAACCAGCAGGTCGACAAGAACTCCCAGGTGCAGATCGTCGTCGGCAAGGCCAAGGCGAACGAGAAGGTCACCGTCCCGAACGTCAACGGCCAGAACCTGAAGGACGCCCAGAAGTTGCTCCAGGACGCCGGACTGGCGGTCGGCGAGATCAAGGGCTCGCAGGACCCCAACTCCCGCGTCATCGGCGCCGACCCGGGCCAGGGCAACCAGATCGACAAGGGTAAGGCGGTCAGCCTCTTCACCCTGGACCAGGGCGGCAACAACGGCGGCAACAACGGCGGCGGCCTCTTCGGCGGCCTCACCGGCGGCAACGAGGACGACTGA
- a CDS encoding peptidoglycan D,D-transpeptidase FtsI family protein, translated as MNKPLRRIAIFCGLLILTLLIRDNWLQYVQADELRTDEHNRRVAIERYASPRGNIIVGGEPITGHATTKGDFKYKRTYKDGAMWAPVTGFVSQAFGANQLESIEDGILTGNDDRLFFRNTLDMLTGKNKEGGNVVTTLNADAQKAAYEGLKKQGGKGSVVAIEPSTGKILSLASFPSYDPSTIAGDGAEDAEAWQKLQKKDNDDDPMLNRALREVYPPGSTFKVLTAAAALEEGLYESADDKTDTPLPWVMPGTTTELKNDGDLPCEDATLREALRVSCNTVFGKIGADLGNDTMLEYAKKFGFTEEQFTPVRSSSSIFSDDMNESQTALSSIGQFNTAATPLQMAMVTAAIANDGTLMQPYMVDELQAPSLDTIEKVDPEELSKPMSAENAQILQSMMETVVSEGTGSNAQIDGVTVGGKTGTAQHGVDNSENPYAWFISYAKGEDGTSPVAVAVIIEDDNAVRGDISGGGLAAPIAKSVMEAVVKGKQ; from the coding sequence GTGAACAAGCCCCTGCGCCGAATCGCGATCTTCTGCGGCCTCCTCATCCTCACGCTCCTCATCCGCGACAACTGGCTCCAGTACGTCCAGGCCGACGAGCTGAGGACCGACGAGCACAACCGCCGGGTCGCCATCGAGCGGTACGCGTCACCGCGCGGCAACATCATCGTCGGCGGCGAACCGATCACCGGACACGCCACCACCAAGGGCGACTTCAAGTACAAGCGCACCTACAAGGACGGCGCCATGTGGGCGCCGGTCACCGGCTTCGTCTCCCAGGCCTTCGGCGCCAACCAGCTGGAGTCCATCGAGGACGGCATCCTCACCGGCAACGACGACCGCCTGTTCTTCCGCAACACGCTCGACATGCTGACGGGCAAGAACAAGGAGGGCGGCAACGTCGTCACCACTCTCAACGCCGACGCGCAGAAGGCCGCCTACGAGGGACTGAAGAAGCAGGGCGGCAAGGGCTCCGTCGTCGCCATCGAACCCTCCACCGGCAAGATCCTCTCGCTCGCCTCCTTCCCCTCCTACGACCCGTCCACGATCGCCGGCGACGGCGCCGAGGACGCCGAGGCGTGGCAGAAGCTGCAGAAGAAGGACAACGACGACGACCCGATGCTGAACCGGGCCCTGCGCGAGGTCTACCCGCCCGGCTCCACCTTCAAGGTCCTCACCGCGGCCGCCGCCCTGGAGGAGGGCCTGTACGAGAGCGCGGACGACAAGACCGACACTCCCCTGCCGTGGGTCATGCCGGGCACCACGACCGAGCTCAAGAACGACGGCGACCTCCCCTGCGAGGACGCCACCCTCCGCGAAGCACTCCGCGTCTCCTGCAACACCGTCTTCGGCAAGATCGGCGCCGACCTCGGCAACGACACGATGCTCGAGTACGCCAAGAAGTTCGGCTTCACCGAGGAGCAGTTCACCCCGGTCCGCTCCAGCTCCTCGATCTTCTCCGACGACATGAACGAGTCGCAGACCGCGCTCTCCTCCATCGGCCAGTTCAACACCGCCGCCACTCCACTGCAGATGGCCATGGTCACCGCCGCCATCGCCAACGACGGCACCCTGATGCAGCCCTACATGGTCGACGAACTCCAGGCCCCGAGCCTCGACACCATCGAGAAGGTGGACCCGGAGGAGCTGAGCAAGCCGATGTCGGCGGAGAACGCCCAGATCCTCCAGTCGATGATGGAGACCGTCGTCTCCGAGGGCACCGGCTCCAACGCGCAGATCGACGGCGTCACGGTGGGCGGCAAGACGGGTACCGCCCAGCACGGTGTGGACAACAGCGAGAACCCCTACGCGTGGTTCATCTCCTACGCCAAGGGTGAGGACGGCACCTCGCCGGTGGCCGTCGCCGTGATCATCGAGGACGACAACGCCGTACGGGGCGACATCTCCGGTGGTGGCCTCGCGGCCCCGATCGCGAAGAGCGTGATGGAGGCGGTCGTCAAGGGCAAGCAGTGA
- a CDS encoding FtsW/RodA/SpoVE family cell cycle protein, with product MSSTTNPSAQHTSTIGAIGAPSRRNTELALLVFAVVIPVFAYANVGLALNDEIPAGLLSYGLGLGLMAGIGHLVVRKFAPYADPLMLPLATLLNGLGLVAIWRLDQSELLQGIKQAGTAAPRQLLYTAMGIGLFVAVLVFLKDHRVLQRYTYISMLGALVLLLLPLVPGLGQNIYGAKIWIKVGSFSIQPGEFAKIVLAIFFAGYLMVKRDALALASRRFMGLYLPRGRDLGPILVVWAMSILILIFETDLGTSLLFFGMFVIMLYVATERTSWIVFGLLMSAVGAVGVASFEPHIQQRVDAWLDPMKEYTLSREGVVGHSEQAMQALWAFGSGGTLGTGWGQGHSDLIRFAANSDFILATFGEELGLAGVMALLLLYALIVERGVRTALAARDPFGKLLAIGLSGAFALQVFVVAGGVMGLIPLTGMTMPFLAYGGSSVIANWALIGILLRISDTARRPAPAPAANPDAEMTQVVRP from the coding sequence ATGAGCAGTACTACCAATCCATCGGCGCAGCACACGTCCACGATCGGTGCGATCGGGGCGCCGAGCCGGCGCAACACCGAGCTCGCGCTGCTCGTCTTCGCCGTCGTCATCCCGGTCTTCGCCTACGCCAACGTCGGGCTGGCCCTCAACGACGAGATCCCGGCCGGCCTGCTGAGCTACGGCCTGGGCCTCGGCCTGATGGCCGGCATCGGCCACCTCGTCGTACGGAAGTTCGCACCGTACGCGGACCCGCTGATGCTGCCGCTGGCCACCCTGCTCAACGGGCTCGGACTCGTCGCCATCTGGCGGCTCGACCAGTCCGAACTCCTCCAGGGAATCAAGCAGGCGGGCACCGCCGCACCCCGGCAGCTGCTCTACACCGCCATGGGCATCGGCCTGTTCGTCGCCGTGCTGGTCTTCCTCAAGGACCACCGCGTCCTGCAGCGCTACACCTACATCTCGATGCTCGGTGCGCTGGTCCTCCTGCTGCTGCCGCTGGTGCCCGGCCTCGGCCAGAACATCTACGGCGCCAAGATCTGGATCAAGGTCGGCAGCTTCTCCATCCAGCCCGGCGAGTTCGCCAAGATCGTCCTGGCGATCTTCTTCGCCGGCTACCTGATGGTGAAGCGCGACGCGCTCGCCCTGGCCAGCCGCCGCTTCATGGGGCTGTACCTGCCGCGCGGACGCGACCTCGGCCCGATCCTCGTCGTCTGGGCGATGTCGATCCTCATCCTCATCTTCGAAACCGACCTCGGCACCTCGCTGCTGTTCTTCGGCATGTTCGTGATCATGCTGTACGTCGCCACCGAACGCACCAGCTGGATCGTCTTCGGCCTGCTGATGTCCGCCGTCGGCGCCGTCGGCGTGGCCAGCTTCGAACCCCACATCCAGCAGCGCGTCGACGCCTGGCTCGACCCGATGAAGGAGTACACCCTCAGCCGGGAAGGCGTCGTCGGCCACTCCGAACAGGCCATGCAGGCACTGTGGGCCTTCGGCTCCGGCGGCACCCTCGGCACCGGCTGGGGCCAGGGCCACTCCGACCTCATCCGGTTCGCCGCCAACTCCGACTTCATCCTCGCCACCTTCGGCGAGGAACTCGGCCTGGCCGGCGTCATGGCCCTGCTCCTGCTCTACGCACTGATCGTGGAACGCGGCGTGCGCACCGCCCTCGCCGCCCGCGACCCCTTCGGCAAACTGCTCGCCATCGGCCTGTCCGGCGCCTTCGCGCTCCAGGTCTTCGTCGTCGCCGGCGGCGTCATGGGCCTGATCCCGCTGACCGGTATGACGATGCCGTTCCTGGCGTACGGCGGTTCGTCCGTCATCGCCAACTGGGCACTGATCGGCATCCTGCTGAGAATCAGCGACACGGCCAGACGCCCCGCCCCCGCCCCCGCCGCCAACCCCGACGCCGAGATGACCCAGGTGGTCCGCCCGTGA
- a CDS encoding Stp1/IreP family PP2C-type Ser/Thr phosphatase, with protein MSLSLRFAAGSHKGMIREGNEDSGYAGPRLLAIADGMGGAAAGEVASSEAISTIVSLDDDVPGSDLLTSLGSAVQRANDQLRMMVEEDPQLEGMGTTLTALLWTGQRLGMVHVGDSRAYLLRDGVLTQITQDHTWVQRLVDEGRITQEEATTHPQRSLLMRALGSGDHVEPDLSIREVRAGDRYLICSDGLSGVVSHQTMEEALAGYQGPEDTVQNLIELALRGGGPDNITVIIADVLDLDTGDTLAGQLSDAPVVVGAVAENQNQPSDSSAMQTPAGRAAGLGRRRGQGGGGDGEGEFGPPGSGGDVTGFIQTDGFGYDEDTFVKPRKSRRWLKLSFFGLLALAVIGGGVYSGWRWTQTQYYVGTNGEHVALYQGISQDLAWVSLSKVEKDHPEIELKYLPPYQRELVEATIAEGDLHGARTKIDELAVQASACRKEAERRATDSKNSAKTGEGEAGGTTGTTPASFTSKATPTPTPSGSTEAPQQSTPPSAPTPSPGPSLSEEEQKVVSLCGKQ; from the coding sequence ATGAGTCTGTCCCTGCGCTTCGCCGCCGGATCGCACAAGGGGATGATCCGCGAGGGCAACGAGGACTCCGGTTACGCCGGTCCCCGCCTGCTCGCCATCGCCGACGGCATGGGCGGGGCCGCGGCCGGCGAGGTCGCCTCCTCCGAGGCCATCTCCACCATCGTCTCGCTCGACGACGACGTACCCGGCTCCGACCTGCTCACCTCCCTCGGCTCGGCCGTACAGCGCGCCAACGACCAGCTGCGCATGATGGTCGAGGAGGACCCCCAGCTCGAGGGCATGGGTACCACCCTGACCGCGCTGCTGTGGACCGGCCAGCGCCTCGGCATGGTCCACGTCGGCGACTCCAGGGCCTACCTGCTGCGTGACGGCGTCCTCACCCAGATCACCCAGGACCACACCTGGGTGCAGCGGCTGGTGGACGAGGGCCGGATCACCCAGGAGGAGGCGACCACCCACCCGCAGCGGTCCCTGCTCATGCGGGCCCTCGGCAGCGGCGACCACGTCGAACCCGACCTGTCGATCCGCGAGGTCCGGGCGGGCGACCGGTACCTGATCTGCTCCGACGGCCTGTCCGGCGTGGTCTCCCACCAGACCATGGAGGAGGCCCTCGCCGGCTACCAGGGCCCCGAGGACACCGTCCAGAACCTGATCGAGCTGGCACTGCGCGGCGGCGGCCCGGACAACATCACCGTGATCATCGCCGACGTCCTCGACCTCGACACCGGCGACACCCTGGCCGGCCAGCTGTCCGACGCCCCGGTCGTGGTCGGCGCCGTCGCCGAGAACCAGAACCAGCCCAGCGACAGCAGCGCCATGCAGACCCCGGCCGGCCGCGCCGCCGGACTCGGCCGCAGACGCGGCCAGGGCGGCGGCGGGGACGGCGAGGGTGAGTTCGGCCCGCCCGGCAGCGGCGGCGACGTCACCGGCTTCATCCAGACCGACGGCTTCGGCTACGACGAGGACACCTTCGTCAAACCCCGCAAGAGCCGCCGGTGGCTCAAACTCTCCTTCTTCGGCCTGCTCGCCCTCGCCGTCATCGGCGGCGGCGTCTACAGCGGCTGGCGCTGGACACAGACCCAGTACTACGTCGGCACCAACGGCGAACACGTCGCGCTCTACCAGGGCATCAGCCAGGACCTGGCCTGGGTCTCGCTCTCGAAGGTCGAGAAGGACCACCCCGAGATCGAACTCAAGTACCTGCCGCCCTACCAGCGGGAGCTGGTCGAGGCGACCATCGCCGAGGGCGACCTGCACGGCGCCCGGACGAAGATCGACGAACTCGCGGTACAGGCCTCCGCGTGCAGGAAGGAAGCCGAGCGCCGCGCCACCGACAGCAAGAACAGCGCGAAGACCGGCGAGGGCGAGGCCGGAGGCACCACGGGAACCACACCCGCCTCTTTCACGTCCAAGGCCACGCCGACGCCGACCCCCTCGGGTTCGACCGAGGCACCGCAGCAGTCCACGCCCCCGTCCGCACCTACTCCCAGCCCCGGCCCCAGCCTCTCGGAGGAGGAGCAGAAGGTCGTCTCGCTGTGCGGTAAGCAGTAG
- a CDS encoding FHA domain-containing protein FhaB/FipA — protein MSELTLTVMRLGFLAVLWLFVIVAVQVIRSDLFGTRVTQRGARREAARPQQSARQAPPPQRQQSGGGRRGRNAPTKLVVTEGTLTGTTVALQGQTITLGRAHDSTIVLDDDYASSRHARIYPDRDGQWIVEDLGSTNGTYLDRSRLTTPTPIGPGSPIRIGKTVIELRK, from the coding sequence ATGTCAGAGCTGACCCTCACGGTCATGCGGCTGGGTTTCCTGGCCGTTCTGTGGCTGTTCGTGATCGTGGCCGTGCAGGTCATCCGTAGTGACCTGTTCGGCACGCGGGTCACCCAGCGCGGGGCACGCCGGGAGGCCGCCCGGCCGCAACAGAGCGCACGGCAGGCACCACCGCCGCAGCGCCAGCAGTCCGGGGGCGGCCGCCGCGGCCGCAACGCCCCCACCAAGCTGGTCGTGACCGAGGGCACCCTCACGGGCACCACCGTCGCGCTCCAGGGCCAGACCATCACGCTGGGCCGGGCACACGACAGCACGATCGTGCTGGACGACGACTACGCCTCCAGCCGCCATGCCCGGATCTACCCGGACCGCGACGGCCAGTGGATCGTCGAGGACCTGGGTTCCACGAACGGCACCTATCTGGACCGGTCCAGGCTGACGACCCCCACACCGATCGGACCGGGTTCCCCGATCCGCATCGGCAAGACCGTCATCGAGCTGCGGAAGTAG
- a CDS encoding FhaA domain-containing protein, with product MGVLKKFEQRLEGLVNGTFAKVFKSEVQPVEIAGALQRECDNNATIWNRDRTVVPNDFIVELSTPDFERLSPYSGQLGDELADMVRDYAKQQRYTFMGPIKVHLEKADDLDTGLYRVRSRTLASSSSQAGPGGPGTGGPPPGGPGGYGYPPAGPAAGSPPMPAAPPPGGYGYPQQPAGGQRPPAAPASAGRTRHWIEINGNRHQISNATLVLGRSTEADVRIDDPGVSRRHCEIRTGTPSTIQDLGSTNGIVVDGQHTTRATLRDGSRIVVGSTTIIYRQAEG from the coding sequence ATGGGAGTCCTGAAGAAGTTCGAGCAGCGACTCGAAGGCCTGGTCAACGGCACCTTTGCCAAGGTGTTCAAGTCCGAGGTGCAGCCCGTGGAGATCGCGGGAGCTCTCCAGCGGGAGTGCGACAACAACGCGACCATCTGGAACCGCGACCGCACCGTCGTCCCCAACGACTTCATCGTCGAGCTGAGCACCCCCGACTTCGAGCGGCTCAGCCCGTACTCCGGGCAGCTCGGAGACGAACTCGCCGACATGGTGCGCGACTACGCCAAGCAGCAGCGCTACACCTTTATGGGCCCCATCAAGGTGCACCTGGAGAAGGCGGACGACCTCGACACCGGTCTGTACCGGGTGCGCAGCCGTACGCTCGCCTCCTCCAGCAGCCAGGCGGGCCCCGGCGGACCCGGCACGGGCGGCCCGCCCCCCGGCGGACCCGGCGGCTACGGTTATCCGCCCGCCGGCCCCGCGGCCGGCTCCCCGCCCATGCCGGCCGCGCCGCCGCCCGGCGGTTACGGCTACCCACAACAGCCCGCGGGCGGCCAGCGACCCCCCGCCGCACCCGCGTCAGCCGGACGCACCCGGCACTGGATCGAGATCAACGGCAACCGCCACCAGATCTCCAACGCGACACTCGTACTGGGCCGCAGCACCGAGGCCGACGTGCGGATCGACGACCCCGGCGTCTCCCGCAGGCACTGCGAGATCCGGACCGGAACGCCCTCGACGATCCAGGATCTCGGATCCACCAACGGCATCGTGGTGGACGGACAGCACACCACCCGCGCTACGCTCCGCGACGGCTCGCGGATCGTCGTGGGCAGCACCACCATCATTTACCGGCAAGCCGAAGGGTGA
- a CDS encoding TetR family transcriptional regulator — protein sequence MARQERAIRTRRTIVDAAAAVFDERGYTSATVGEVLDRAGVTKGAPYFHFGSKEEPAVALPPRSSKLQELVDSGLVLALRLCTDPLVRASVGLALERGALGPDRTPAFRMWIDQVARSLAGAKAGASCCRTSR from the coding sequence ATGGCGCGACAGGAGCGTGCGATCCGCACCCGGCGGACCATTGTGGACGCGGCGGCGGCCGTCTTCGACGAACGTGGTTACACCTCGGCGACCGTCGGCGAGGTCCTGGACCGGGCCGGGGTGACCAAGGGTGCGCCGTACTTCCACTTCGGCTCCAAGGAGGAGCCGGCGGTCGCTCTGCCGCCCCGGTCCAGCAAGCTCCAGGAGCTCGTCGACTCCGGTCTGGTGCTGGCCCTGCGGCTGTGTACGGACCCGCTGGTGCGCGCCAGTGTCGGACTGGCCCTGGAACGGGGGGCGTTGGGACCAGACCGGACTCCGGCGTTCCGGATGTGGATCGACCAGGTCGCCCGGAGCCTGGCCGGGGCAAAGGCGGGGGCGAGCTGCTGCCGCACGTCGAGGTGA
- a CDS encoding DUF2252 domain-containing protein, which produces MTEVDAGGAGAGRAAERAEPEPAAGEARRLPRVPGFAAWPPEGSAKEDGKALRRLVPRSAHSALGLDPSRPDAVSAVEESSRGRLPELTPIRVGRMAATPFAFLRGSAGLMGHDLARTPMTRIRTQLCGDAHAANFGLYGDARGGLVIDLNDFDETVWGPWEWDLKRLATSLVLAGREVGADEDTCRKAARDTVGAYRRTMRLLAKMPVLDAWNAIADEELVSHTDAHDLLGTLERVYAKARANTSGRFAAKSTVAVEDGGRRFVDAPPVLRRVPDAEALAVAISLEQYVGTLQPDRLPLLARHAVQDVAFRVVGTGSVGTRSYVVLLLDHRGEPLVLQVKEARASALVPHLLTAGFDVPDADHEGRRVVLGQKRVQVVSDNLLGWTTVDGRPFQVRQFRNRKGSVDPVALSADEVDDYARMTGALLARAHSHSADPRLISGYCGKNDELDEAMGDFAFRYADRTEADHADLVAAVRSGRIAAETGV; this is translated from the coding sequence ATGACCGAGGTGGATGCCGGCGGGGCCGGGGCGGGCCGGGCGGCGGAGCGGGCGGAGCCGGAGCCAGCTGCCGGGGAGGCGCGGCGGCTGCCGCGCGTACCGGGTTTCGCGGCGTGGCCGCCCGAGGGCTCGGCCAAGGAGGACGGCAAGGCCCTGCGCCGGCTGGTGCCGCGCAGTGCGCATTCCGCTCTCGGCCTGGACCCCTCGCGCCCGGACGCGGTCAGCGCGGTCGAGGAATCCAGTCGTGGCCGGCTGCCCGAGCTGACGCCGATACGGGTGGGCCGGATGGCGGCGACACCGTTCGCCTTCCTGCGCGGATCGGCGGGCCTGATGGGCCACGACCTGGCCCGCACCCCCATGACGCGGATCCGCACGCAGCTCTGCGGCGATGCGCACGCGGCGAACTTCGGTCTGTACGGCGACGCGCGCGGCGGGCTGGTCATCGATCTGAACGACTTCGACGAGACGGTGTGGGGCCCCTGGGAGTGGGACCTCAAGCGGCTCGCCACCTCGCTGGTGCTCGCGGGACGGGAGGTCGGCGCGGACGAGGACACCTGCCGCAAGGCCGCCCGTGACACGGTGGGCGCCTACCGTCGCACGATGCGGCTGCTGGCGAAGATGCCGGTGCTGGACGCGTGGAACGCCATCGCCGACGAGGAACTGGTCTCCCACACCGACGCCCACGATCTGCTCGGCACGCTGGAGCGGGTCTACGCGAAGGCCCGCGCCAACACCAGCGGCCGCTTCGCGGCCAAGTCCACCGTGGCCGTGGAGGACGGCGGGCGCCGCTTCGTCGACGCCCCGCCGGTGCTGCGCCGTGTGCCCGACGCCGAGGCCCTCGCGGTGGCCATCTCCCTGGAGCAGTACGTCGGCACCCTCCAGCCCGACCGGCTTCCGCTGCTGGCCCGGCACGCGGTGCAGGACGTGGCGTTCCGCGTCGTCGGTACGGGCAGCGTGGGCACCCGCTCGTACGTCGTGCTGCTCCTCGACCACCGGGGCGAGCCCCTCGTCCTCCAGGTGAAGGAGGCCCGAGCCTCGGCGCTGGTGCCGCACCTGCTGACAGCCGGCTTCGACGTCCCCGACGCCGACCACGAGGGCCGGCGCGTGGTCCTGGGCCAGAAGCGGGTGCAGGTGGTCAGCGACAACCTGCTGGGCTGGACGACCGTCGACGGGCGGCCCTTCCAGGTACGGCAGTTCCGCAACCGCAAGGGCAGCGTCGACCCGGTGGCCCTCTCCGCCGACGAGGTCGACGACTACGCCCGGATGACCGGCGCCCTCCTGGCCCGCGCCCACTCCCACAGTGCCGACCCCCGTCTGATCTCGGGCTACTGCGGCAAGAACGACGAACTCGACGAGGCCATGGGCGACTTCGCCTTCCGCTACGCCGACCGCACGGAGGCGGACCACGCGGACCTGGTGGCAGCGGTCCGGTCGGGCCGGATCGCTGCCGAGACGGGGGTCTGA